The Armatimonadota bacterium genomic interval GAACGCAAGGGCGAGGCTGCCACGCATGCGCTGGACGCAGTCGACGTCGACGCGACGGCCGCGGGCTCGGGCGTGCCCCGCCCGGTCCTGGAGTCGGTCGCAGCCGCCCTGGCGGCGGGCGGGGAGGCCGTGTTCCTGGTCGGTCGGATGGCGCTGGAAGGCCCGGTCGCAACCGGAGTGCTGGAGGCGGTCAACACGCTGCGCGCCGTCAGCGGCGGGACCCTGTCGTTGATGCGCGGACGGGGCAGCGCGGCGGCGGCCGCCGTCGCCGGGATGGTCCCCGACTGTCTGCCCGGGTTGAGCGCCCTCGACGACCCCGACGCCCGCCGACGGGTGCAGGGGACGTGGGGGATCGCTGTGCCGGAGCGGCCCGGGTTGGGCACCCCGCAGATGCTGGATGCGGCTGCGCAAGGCGGGATCTCGGTTCTGTACCTCGCCGGGGCGGATTTGGCGCGCGACTTCCCCGACCGCGACCTGTGGCGGCGCGCCCGCCACCGCTTGGGCCTGCTCGTGGTGACCGACCTGTTCTGGACCGACACCGCGCAGCAGGCGGACGTCGTGCTGCCGGCGCTGACCTTCGCGGAGAAGGGCGGGACTGCGGGAAACATCGAGGCGCGGCCGCAGCGGATCCAGCAGGCGACGGTGGGGCCCTCGGGCGCGTGGGCCGACCTGACGATCATTCAGGCGCTGGCCGATCGCCTGGGGTTTCCCCTCGCCTACGCGACGGTCGGTGAGATCTGGGAGGAGATGCAGCAGGTGATCCCCGGGCTCGCCGAGGGCGAGCCGTATCCGCTGCCCCGCCGCCCGGCGCGGGTGGAGGCCCCCTCCGCCGCTCCCGGCGATCCCCTGCCTCCGGGAGAGGGGCTCGTTGTCGTGCCGTGGACGCCCCTGTTCCGCCGGGGGACGATGGCCTCGCGCTGCCGCGGCCTGCCGGACCTGGCCGGTGCGCCGCGAGCGACGCTACATCCGGACGACGCCGGGCGTGTGGGCGTCTTGAGCGGGGACGAGGTCGAGCTGGCGGTGGACGGGCAGGCCGCTCGCCTGACGGCGCACATCGCGCCCGACGTGCTCCCCGGCCACGTCCTGGTGCCGCTGGGGTTCGAGGAGGTGCCCGCAGCCGAGTGGCGTCTGGCCGGACGGGTCGTGCGCGCGTCGGTGCGGGTCCTGCAGCGAACGAGGCAGGCATGATCGCCGTCGTCGTGGAGGCGGCGGTCAAGAGCGCCCTGCTGGCCTTCGTGTTGCTCACGGCCACCGCGTATACGGTGCTGCTGGAGCGCAAACTGCTGGGACGCTTCCAGGTGCGGTACGGTCCCAACCGCGTCGGCCCGGCTGGACTCCTCCAACCCCTGGCCGATGGCATCAAGCTGCTCACCAAGGAGAGCTTCGTCCCGCAGGGCGCAGACCGTTTGGTCTACCTGCTGTCGCCGGTCCTGATCACCGTCACCGCGCTGTTCGTGTACGCGGTGATTCCCTTCGGGCCGCCGTTTGAGGTGTTCGGCTACCGGGTCACCCCCTACGTCGCCGACCCCAACGTCGGCATCCTGCTGGTGCTGGGGGCGTCTTCGGTCGGCGTCTACGGGCTGATCTTGGGCGGATGGTCGTCCAACAGCAAGTACTCCCTGCTGGGCGGTCTGCGCAGCAGCGCGCAGGTGATCTCCTACGAGCTGAGCCTGGCCCTGGCGGTGGTCGGCGTCGTGCTGGCGGCAGGCAGCCTGAGTCTGGTGCGGATCGTGGAAGCCCAGCAGGAGGGGTGGTTCGTCGTCCGCCAGCCGGTGGCGTTCGTGATCTTCTTCCTGTCGGCGCTGGCCGAGACGAACCGGGCACCGTTCGACCTCCCCGAGGCCGAGCAGGAGCTGATCGCCGGATACCAGACGGAGTACGGCGGCTTCAAATTCGGCATGTTTTACATCGCCGAGTACCTGGCGATCATCACCCAGAGTGCTTTGGCCGCCACGCTGTTCTTCGGGGGCTGGATGGGCCCATGGTTGCCCGGCATCGTCTGGTTCGCGATCAAGGTCACGGTCTTCGTGATGGTCTTCATCTGGATCCGGGCCACCGTCCCGCGCGTACGTTATGATCAGTTGATGGGGCTGGGTTGGAAGATCCTCATCCCGG includes:
- the nuoH gene encoding NADH-quinone oxidoreductase subunit NuoH, translating into MIAVVVEAAVKSALLAFVLLTATAYTVLLERKLLGRFQVRYGPNRVGPAGLLQPLADGIKLLTKESFVPQGADRLVYLLSPVLITVTALFVYAVIPFGPPFEVFGYRVTPYVADPNVGILLVLGASSVGVYGLILGGWSSNSKYSLLGGLRSSAQVISYELSLALAVVGVVLAAGSLSLVRIVEAQQEGWFVVRQPVAFVIFFLSALAETNRAPFDLPEAEQELIAGYQTEYGGFKFGMFYIAEYLAIITQSALAATLFFGGWMGPWLPGIVWFAIKVTVFVMVFIWIRATVPRVRYDQLMGLGWKILIPVALGNVVVTALFVV